The Montipora foliosa isolate CH-2021 chromosome 1, ASM3666993v2, whole genome shotgun sequence DNA segment GGACTAATACTGCCACTGAATGGACTTTTAAAGTCATATTCCGCCTGAAATAGGTTGTTTTTATAGCAGAAGTCTGGACTGTATTTTCCATTCACGGTTACTGTGCTGATGGGTCTTTGTTTTGCCGAGCCAGCTCTACATCCAAGCCGACTTATGGTTCTTGCAATTCCATTGTTCTTTAGGACTCGCCACGTAGCTTTATCCAAAACAGGAATATGATGTATTGACGAAATAATTGACAGTAAAACTGctcttgaataaaattgaaaggCCATTCTTGCGAATGTCTAAAAAGTGATCGAGTTTAAAAAGTTTACGAGTTAAAATTGAGTATATTATGAGAACTAGTAAAATGACGTGCAGCTTATCCAAGCGCAACCATCAGCTTTGCAACAAATTTTTAGTCAGACGTTTTCCGTCCTCACTTCTAtcacatttcccaaatttcaattttgtttcctttttccttgAGTGTTCtatttcgtcagcaaaatttcggcatttGATTTTACTTTACAAAATGATCTTTTAGTCACTTTGTGACTTTTtaactaacgatgtttttgagcacattttgttttcagaggcgttccttttcttgattctggaacggtcccctcttgaaaGGCGGAGAACAGATTGTTACTcattttgtgttccttttgatgaaatcggaacgtgcttttatactgctcgggaaaaaatggccatttattgctaaaaggggaaccaattaTTCCGaattccgaatcccgagcggaaccaatagaccatattcgtattcccagtattggactggaactagcttgcaatggaggctaatgcgggggaatatattaaaaagtatttgcatttgaaaagatttccccgcattagcctccattgcaagctagttccagtccaatactgagaatacgaatatggtctattggacGTTATGGATGctttgagaactattgttcctaaaagggtgttcgattcctttctataacatgggaaccaattgttccgaattccgaatcccgagcggaacaaattggaccttatgGATACTTTGaaaactattgttcctaaaaggATGTTCCTTTCTataacatgggaaccaattgttccgagttccgaatcccgagggTAACAATTTTGTTCTTTATGTGTGATtggagaactattgttccttaAAATGCGTTCATTtcgataacatgggaacgtttTTTCATACAACTACGAAACAAAACGGTCCTATAGTGGTAAAGTgaaaccaattgttccgagtttaAAAtaacgagcggaacaaattggtcctttatCTCTGATTTGTAATCAACTTGTACTAATAATGCGTGAATCCTTTGTCGTGATCATAGcttgaagagcatttgttcctTCTCGTGAGTTTCCAATaggctttatcgtttcgttttgcgacaagaggAATTCTTGCTCTACATTGTGTTTTCGTAGCGCTTCGCTTTCCTTGCTCATTTTCTGGTCTgttcctaaggaacaattgttccctctttagcttttatttcttttcctgGCAGATTAAGGAACCGTTGGATCGCGCTTATAACCTTAATAGCGgagagcaccatagttaagaaaatatggtaacccaacgatgcgagaaaatttggttgtggtcaccgtacgaccgtacgtccgtccacccctccatgtttgccaatgtgaccagtatcacgtgactatatcacgggctcaagtttagagctcatcaaggagatAATTCTCCAGCTGACataagaaggctggtgttggccagccgaaatattgtaacaacgcctatgttcacgttgtcttgaccaacttTTGCAGTATACTTTTTATTTCTAAaattgagcccgtgatatggttacgtgatactggtcacattggcatacatggaggggcggagGGACTGaggtacgtacgtacgtacgtacgtacgtatgtacggacgttcatgacgtcatggctataaaaccaaattttctcacatcgaggGTTactatattttcttaacaatggtgctcctcGTATATAAGCGGAACTCCGCTATAACTAGTATGAaaaacgaggacggacaacttcgagcgatagaaaataataaaaagacgCTTCGGTcagtgaccttcatcagttgcagtgcaagTGATCAATAAATCGGTAATTACTAAGCGGAAAACTATACTGACAATGCAATACAAAActacgaaaaaaacaaaacaaaacaaaaaataaaatgggtgaatacaaacatacaaataaaagGAACCAGCGTTAAAAATAGCAAAAGGGCGAAAGCTGTAACACGTACACGTGTGGTACACGTGTCTTGTACatctctctgtttttttttttctcttagctCTTGATTTCACTTGTTTAGTAGCTTATCTCGATGTAGATTGTCTTCTGAAGACACGGTTAGTACCACCCTAACCTAACCTGTGGTACCCTAATACCACCCATTTAATATTTACATTGGCGAATATgtatattttaaattattattttttactgtttcaatttattaattaaattattaCATTTTTATATCTATTTGAAACATTGTAAAGCGCATCGAGgttgcgctatataaatatgtttattattattattattattattagtagtagtagtagtagtagtagtagtagtagtagtagtagtagtagtagtagtagtagtagtagtagtagtagtagtagtagtagtagtagtagtagtacttgGGCAACGTTTTAAACTTGACTTGTCCGATGAATTGACGGTTTAAAATTGGCTGGTTTGAGAAGCTGTGGGCCAAGCTATGGAGAGTATTTTGAAAGCTGAAAATATGGAGGGAAAAGTGAAAACCTTGGAAGACACCATCGAGAAGGTGGCCGCGAAGGCAAACGAGAATGAACAATTTTCCTGTCGTCAAAATGTGAGGGTTATGGGCTTTgtcgaagaagaagaagaagaagaagaagaaaattgtGCAGAGAGGTTTATGAATATATGCAGGGGGAAAATTGGTTTGGACGTAAACGATCAAATAGTTGACAGAGCTCATCGAGTAGGTAAGAAAGAGAAGGGAACGAACAGAGCCATCATCGTTAGATTGAAAACCCACAAAGATAAACTTTCAATATTACGGAACAGAAAGAATCTTAAGGGATCGGGATTTTATATCAATGAAGATTTAACTAAAATTAACCAGAAATTATCGTACACTGCTAGAGTAACGTGTACTAATGTAGATACCACCTGGACTGTAGACGGCAAGATATTTGTGAAACGGAAATCAGATGGCAGAAGATTTCAAGTTGCTAATCAATATGATTTAACCAAACATGAACTCTTGTGAACTGAATTTTTATGTCTAATTTATAAGTGACGATGAGAATTGCCCTAGTGCTGCTTTGTGTCTTTTTGTAGGATTATACTGCTTGTAATTGTTTGCATTTTAGTCTctatttgtttgtattttgtctGTACTTATCTATACTTTCGTTTTAGTGTTTGTttgttctatttttattttcttgtaaTTTATGATAATGGCGGTTGGTTTGGAGGCATTCAGATCGGCTATTGGGCTCTTTAATTATTTTCAGATACGCTGTTTTAAGTTTGTTTATTCTCTGCATCGCGCGGACACCGCTTTAATTTTGTTATGGATCACTCTCTGTATTGTTCTGAGAATTGCTTTGTCAAATGATGTTGAACTAAATCCAggacctttttttcaaattcggACATCAAAATGCTTGTAGAAGTTTGAATAGGGATGATAAGTTTGATGAGATTTCTGAACTGGTGAAGGAGAATGGGTTTGATGTTTTTGCAGTCACCGAAGCATGGCTCAGCGATCGAGTGTCTCGGTGATTGTTTACAAATTCCGGGATACGGCCCTATTATCCGGCTTGACAGGCATCAGAGAGTAGGTGGTGCCATACCTATATATTATTGCGGCGGAACGTTTGGCAATTACTATTCGAAGTAGGACAGACATCCGAGGAATTAAAATAGGGCGGGAACAATTTAAAATGGTGCAGTACGCTGATGATTTAACTTTATTTGTGCCGGATCTTGAATGTGCACAAcgtatttttcatctgttcgatCGATATGAAGCGTgctccattctcgtcaccagagccttggatcgacccaaggctctgggaaaccctATGCAGGAGTACATGCGCCGTAgcgttcttatagccaaaaactggctattggaaccttacggcgcctgctcactccttgCGCTAACATGAacgcaccaattagagacgcttttgattgttcttcacgaaaaccaatgagaagacactttgtttcagggttccccagagctcttctctcgctcagtcaagagaagagctctggggtcgagattgaagCGTGCTCGGGTTTAAAAGTTAACTATTCCAAAACAGAAGCCATGTGGATTGGATCGTCTCGAAATATTGCAGAGGAACCCTTGGGATTAAAATGGGTCAATAGTGTTAAAGCACTCGGAATTGTCTTTACATATAAAGAATCAGAACAATTGCAAAAAAACTTTTATGACAAATTAAAAGATATTCGGTTGCAGACGCGACTGTGGCGTTGCAGAGGTCTCTCGCTGTTTGGTAAGGTAACCATCATTAAATCCTTTTTGCTTCCGAAGATGTTATATGTATTCTCCATTCTCCCAGCTCCGAAGGATTTTACAAAGCAGCTTAACACTATTATATGCAATTTCTTATGGAATGGGCCAGATAAAATAGCTCGATCTGCAGCAATTAATGACATAGGATTTGGAGGGGTAAATCTTATGGACTTAGCAACCTCAATTCGATCACTAAGACTAGCGTGGCTTGGAAGGACTTTTCTAGTGGTTCTATACCATGGAAAGCTTACATTAATCACCTACTCAAGGATTATGGTGGAAGTTTTTTGTTTAGGTGTAATTATGATATTAAGGAAGACAAAACAAATTCCACGTTTTCCGATGAGCTTCTTTATTGGTGGGCCGACTTTAGAGAGGATTTTTCTACCAAGCCTTCTAAATCTGAAAGTGTTATTTGGAACAATAAGCTCATTAAAATAGATGGAAAAAGTATATATTATCACAACTATGTAAAAGCTGGAATTATTTTTTGTAACCAGATGCTATTTGATAAGAATAATTTAGAATCATGCAACAGTGCCAAATGAATGTAAAAAGGATTGATACATACAAATTTTTTAACGTGGTCAGGGATTCGAAGTGCAATTCCTGTCCACTTAAAAACTTTGAATGTAGAAGAAAGTGAGATAACTTCACTGCAATTTCAATGTGGTGAAAAAATCTTTGATCCTGTAAAATTTAAAAGTAAACAATTTTATACCCTGCTCATTCCGAAAAAGACAATGGTCTCCAGGGGTTTTACTAAACTAAAAGAAAACTTTGATTTAGATGATGTGACTGTTTGTAAGACCTTTCTTAATTTGAAGACTGTATCATCTGAGACTTTCATTAGAAGTTTTCAGTTCACTAATGTGCGATTGGCCAAAATAGGTTATGTCCCAAAGGACACCTGTACATTTTGTGATGTTGATTCAGAAACGGTCcttcatttattttatgaatGTCCGTTCACAAATCGCTTcttaaaaaaatttgaagacTTTTGGTTTGCACTCTCAAATGAGCACGAAGAGCTCTCGCAACGAGACGTGTTCATTGGGAAGTTAGGGAAAAGTGATCTACTGAATTATTTCATAATCCTTGCAAAATTGCATATCTGGTCAAGTCGACATTGTACTGAAAGCCCCAATTTTGATGTTTTTAGAGAGATAGTTGATATTAAATATCGAACTGAGAAATACATAGCTTCCAAAAATAATACGGAGAAAATATTCAGGCAAAATGGCAGGTATATAGATCAAAAGTGTATATGAATAGAAAACTCTTCCAAAATGCCTTAAGAACGAGACCACGCTAAGTTGTAGTTTGATATGTGTACAAGCTAAAACAATAACCATTTTAGGTATAAACAGTAACCATTTACTTGTATGTAACATAAATTATATCATGCAGGCTCAATGGGCTCctgattatatatatacatatctcTTTTTTTGTTCGAAAATGATGTAAatatgtggaaaaaaaaagattacattCGGAACTTGTGGCCGTGGAAATTCTTTGGATTGAATTCCGCATCAAACACCTTGATATTCTCTGTGAGGTTTGTTACAGGCCGCCTGACAATTACAGTGTCAATTGCAGTGTTTCCCTTGATAATTTCTTTGAGTACTTTCAACTGGTTCTTGATAAAATTCGTCAACTTCCCAAACAATACGTTATTGTTATGCTGGGAGACTTTTAATGCTCATTACGATGTTGCAAATCTTTCAAGGAATAATGATCATAGTGaaaaattaattcatttttAGAAAGTAATAATTTGGCGCAGTTGATAGCAGAGCCAACACGTATCACCTTTAACAGTTCGACAATATTGGATTTGGTTATCACAAACTGTCCGGAGCGTTTTAGTGCTCCTGGGACTTTAAGTCCCCCACCCAATTGTGATCATTCTGTTATTTTCGCAAGTATGAATCTTTTCACTCACAGAAGTTGGTCGTACAAAAGGTGTGTGTGTGGAATTTTAATAACGTTAATATTACGGATTTGAATTGGGAACTATCGCAGTTAAACTGGATTTCTCTGTGTGAAAACACTAATGACATCGATGAAACATATCATCATGTTGGTATAGTCATTTTCGTTCAATAATTGAGAAGTATATTCCATTGAAAACGGTTACAATACGTCCAAATGATAAACCCTGGATGGATAGTAACGTGCGCGTTGCAATTAGGAGGCGGGACCGCCTGCTCCGAATTCATAATAAACGTCCATCTCCAGTCACGTGGGAAAGTTATAAGGTTCAACGTAACATTGTAACCTCTCTCATACGATGTGCTAAAAAATCGTTTCATGAAAGAGCGAATAAGTATTTGAGTAATCCAGATATCAACTGTAAGAAGTGGTGGTCAATCGTTAATAGGGTATGTGGTCGAGAAAATTCTTTACCTATTCCAGCCATTGTTGAAAACGAAGTGCCTATTTTAGATTCCAAGGAAAAAGCGTGCATATTTAACGAGTATTTTGTGTCACAGACTGAACTTCCAGGTGCCAATGCCATTCCTCCTGTTATTCAGCCATATCAGACTCGGTAATTTTTATCTAGTATTATTACTACTGAAGAGCAAGTGCTTGAACTGATGAAGGGTGTTGATATCTCTAAGGCATGTGGCTATGATGGGGTTGGTAATAAGATTATTAAGTTATGCAGTGAgggttttcatgtttattttactcattttattaatttgtctCTTTCACTTGGTCAGTACCCGAGCGAATGGAAGCTTGCAAATGTTATTCCTCTTTTTAAAAATGACAACCGCCAACTCAGAGTGAATTACCGTCCTGTTTCTCTGCtgcaaattttttcaagatCTGTGAAAAAGTTGTGTTCTTTCATTTGTATAACTTTTTGATGGAAATCGGCTTTCTTTATAAATTTCAATCGGGTTTCAGGCCTGGTGACTCAACAATTAACCAACTGATTTTTCTTGTTCACAAGATCTATGAAGCCTTAGAGGGCGGCAGAGAGGTACGAGTTCTCTTCCTAGATATCAGCAAGGCATTTGATAAGGTGTGGCATGCTGGTTTGTTGCGTAAGGTGGAGGCTCTAGGTGTACAATCGCCCTTATTTCAGTGGTTCGAGAGTTGCTTGTGTAACCGAAAACAGCGTGTAGGAATAGAAGGACAATGCTCTGACTGGCGAACAGTTCACTCTGGAGTTCCCCAAGGGTCTGTGCTAGGTCCGCTTTTATTTCTCATTTACATCAATGATATTACTGATGATCTTGCCTCCCTTCCGTTGATCTATGCCGATGATACTACATTACTTGAAATTGTTGACGACCCCGCCGTATTAGCTGATGGTCTTAATTCTGATTTAAATAAGATTGCTGTGTGGGCTGATAAATGGTTGGTAACCATGAATCCTGTTAAATCTCGTAATGTTGTATTTTCTCTGAAGCGTAATAAACAAGTTCACCCTCCTCTATTTCTCAACTCCAATGTCGTCAAAGGTGCTGAGTCTCATACTCACTTGGGTTTAACGTTGCACAGTAGCATGTCGTGGAGAAATCATATAGTTCAGGTGTTTGAGAAAGCTTCAAAGCGACTAAACTTGTAAAGATTTGTCAGATACCGAGTTGACCGTTCCTCATTAACATCCTTGTATAAGAGTCTAATCAGACCACTTATGGAATATGGGGATGTTATTTGGAACAACTGTTATGATTGCGACTCAGCTCTACTTGATAGCGTTCAATATGAAGCTGCAAGGTTGGTAACAAGAGCCATTAAAGGAACCAGTTCTGAAAGGCTATACAAGGAACTTGCTTGGGAGCCTCTTAGTAGCAGAAGGAAATAACATCAGCTAAGccaattttacaaaattgtaaAGAACTTTGCACCTTATTATCTAATGAGCTACTTCCAAAACTATCTAGTGAGCGTACACATTATCGTCTTAGGTCAAGGGAAAACTTTACGCAATTTTCATGAAGAACTTCTCGCTTTAAAAGGTCTTTCTTTCCATCCGCTATCACTGGCTGGAATTCTCTGGACCTAGGTGTTCGAAACTCTGTATCTCTTCCCACTTTTAAAGCTAAATTAAGGTCAACTTTCTTTCCCCAtatttataaaaagttatttgatttttctttttcaaggcgTGCATCTATTGATCACGCCCACCTTAGACTTGGTTTTCTTGTCTAAgagaatatttgtttaaaattaacGGTTGTGCATCGCCCTTTTGCGAGTGCGGTCTTGAATCTGAATCTGTGAAACACTTCTTTTTGCTTTGCCCCAGGTATGCCGCTCAACGTAATGCCCTCCTTGCCTTCTGCTGCTAGTATTCTCGGTGAAACTTGATCATCGAGCAGCGGTTCtaggaaaataatttttttcattgtacGGCGTTAAATCTGTAAATTATGATATTAACTGTGCTTTATTTCGTGAAGTCCAGAGTTTTATAATTAATACTAATCGCTTTTCGATGGCCACTGTTTGACTGTTGAATTAATATATTTCCAGTCATGTAACTTTTAATTAGTACAAATTGCTTTTCGTTAGCCACTGTCTGTTTTATATGAAACGatttagaaatacatgaaacaagaaatataagtgtTAGAAAACGACActtcggtgcatcttgcgccattatcaaggttgtTTCGTCGGTCGCGATCGTTTCACTGTTATCAAACCCTTTATTCCGTTGCATGTAAGGAGTGTTACATCAATGAAAGTTGTGTGGTTCGAATCCTAATAAGAAAATTACACGATCATGAAATATAGAGAAAATAGAGTGAACTAGAAACGATTCATATTTAACCAGTGACTCGCTCAGGTTCACAACCAACGAAAAAATGGTTTTACATTAGTATTATGTCGTCATGATAACGTATTCCATTAGTGGTAGTGAAGAACATAATTTCTCAACGAAACACTCCCTCTCCTCGAAAACGGACACATGGATTCCTTGATACTACTAAATGTTCAGAAAACATAAGTGTTCAGAAAACAGTTAGGTTAACACTGATTAGTAAGAGTTTATAAATCTTTAGAAGGTCACATGTTCTTCCTTAGGTAGTAGCACCACCAGACAGTGAACAGGTCGTTCGATGGTGACGTAGCCTTTGCCGTCATATTTGGTAACAGGCTCGCCAGGTTTTGGATTTTTATACTTTACTTGTACCATTCGCACGTTTCCATCGGTCCCCGGGAATGTTCTGGATACAATCCCAAGACGCCACTGGCCTCTTACGGTGGGCTGTATGCCATTTTTGCCTTACAATTAAATCTGGAAAATATGTTCTGGTCCATTTCTTCCAGAAGCCATCTCTTATATGTTGGATAAATTCAAAACGGCGTTTTGGAGTTGTAGATTCCTTGAAAGGACCACTAGGTACTCGCGTGGTTGATCTGCCTAACAGAAGGTCATTCGGGCATAAATATGAGCCATCGTCGGGTGATGTTGGGTGTCTGCCTATAGGCCTTTCGTTAACGAGGTTGGCGACTTCGTAGAATACAGTTTGAAGTTCGGAGAATGTCAGAATACTTTCTCCAATAATGGCTGTAAGCGCTCTCCTAACAGATTTAATAAGAGATTCTGATGCTCCATTTTGCCATGGTGCATCAGCAGGTGTAAAGTTCCATTGAAATCCCTCCATAACTCCAAAGTTCTTCAATTGTTCCCATTCCCATGACTTTGTGACACTTTGTAATTCTCGGTTAGCTGCGACGAGCTGTGGACCGTTGTCAGAATATATCTTACATGGATATCCCCTCAATGCCGCAAATGTTCTCAGTACCATCAAAAACGTTTCTGTTCTGTAGTCTGGTGCCGGGTCCAGGTGAACAGCTCTCGTTGCTAAACAAGTGAAGATGACTCCATACGCTTCGTTTCTTAACTTCATCACGAATTGTGAAAGGACCAAATAAGTCAATGGATGTGGAATACCATGGAGGAGCTGGTTTAAGCCTTTCTATAGGAAGATTTCTCATTACTTGTTCTGGCAGTTTCTTGTCTTATCTTTTGCACACAATACAGTTGAACTTGATGGATTTAACTAGTTTGAGTAACTTAGTTATCCAGAACTTTGAGCGAATTTTGCTGGCTGTAGTCAAAACACCGTGGTGCCCTTTCTCATGAACGTGTCTTGAATAGAGTTTGGATAATCGATGTTGGTATGGGAGAAGTATGACGTCTCCTTTACTGTAGCTCATTTCCATCCATTTCTCCCCACGACCACTTATTACATATATCCCATCGCTTCGTATACGATGACATAAACGCTTATACTTCCCGTCTCTTACATGTTTATCCATCGTTTTTTGTGCCTTTCGAATCCAAAATATTTCTACTCTTTCGATATCTTTTTCTGTTTAGGTCTTGCATGGCATTCTTAAATGTCAGTCTGGGGTTTCTTTCCTTAAGCTTTTAAATTAGAGCTCTTGCCGTTACTCGTAGCAAACGGTTGTACTCTGAATGTTTTCAATATCAATACGAGTTGCTAAGCTACCTTCCACACTTGCGTTGACTATATTCGCCACTTTCAGAATTTGCTTTGGTATTTGTGGTTCAGAGTAGTTACGGTAATAGGCCACTCGCTTTCTGGATATTGAAGGAATGAAGGTCCTTCTTGCCAACTGCTGCTATGATCAATGTCACTAGGTTTCTTTCCTCTGGTCAACCAGTCTGCGATGTTGTGTTCACTTTCAGACCAGTACCAA contains these protein-coding regions:
- the LOC138008859 gene encoding uncharacterized protein — protein: MKLRNEAYGVIFTCLATRAVHLDPAPDYRTETFLMVLRTFAALRGYPCKIYSDNGPQLVAANRELQSVTKSWEWEQLKNFGVMEGFQWNFTPADAPWQNGASESLIKSVRRALTAIIGESILTFSELQTVFYEVANLVNERPIGRHPTSPDDGSYLCPNDLLLGRSTTRVPSGPFKESTTPKRRFEFIQHIRDGFWKKWTRTYFPDLIVRQKWHTAHRKRPVASWDCIQNIPGDRWKRANGTSKV